In Clostridiaceae bacterium, a single window of DNA contains:
- a CDS encoding DUF523 domain-containing protein yields MENVLVSACLAGVNCKYNGGNNLRKDIQGIVSQGKAILVCPEQLGGCPTPRPPAEIQGGTGADVLDGKCKVINRNGEDVTYYFINGAEETLKIAKMAGIKRAILKSRSPSCGYGQIYDGSFSGKVKEGNGVTAELLLRNGIMLENEK; encoded by the coding sequence ATGGAGAATGTATTGGTAAGTGCATGTTTGGCTGGAGTAAACTGTAAATATAATGGCGGAAACAACTTAAGAAAAGATATCCAGGGAATTGTATCCCAGGGTAAAGCAATATTGGTTTGTCCAGAACAATTAGGGGGTTGTCCGACACCCCGGCCACCTGCGGAGATTCAAGGTGGTACAGGGGCAGATGTCCTTGACGGAAAATGTAAAGTCATAAATAGAAATGGAGAAGATGTAACTTACTATTTTATAAATGGTGCCGAAGAAACTTTAAAAATTGCTAAAATGGCAGGAATAAAAAGGGCGATACTAAAATCAAGAAGCCCTTCCTGCGGTTATGGCCAGATATATGACGGAAGCTTTTCCGGTAAGGTCAAAGAGGGTAATGGTGTAACTGCTGAATTATTGTTAAGAAACGGTATAATGCTTGAAAACGAAAAATAA
- a CDS encoding HPr family phosphocarrier protein: MAYIDILLRSINDVKDFVNIANKYDFDIDLVSGRYIVDAKSIMGIFSLDLSKPIRVEAHTNDCEAFFNELKEKGFTV, translated from the coding sequence ATGGCGTATATTGATATATTACTAAGATCTATTAACGATGTGAAAGACTTTGTAAATATCGCAAATAAATATGATTTTGATATTGATCTGGTATCAGGCCGGTATATTGTTGATGCTAAATCCATCATGGGTATTTTTAGCCTGGATCTTAGTAAACCAATCAGGGTAGAGGCCCATACTAATGATTGTGAAGCTTTTTTCAATGAACTTAAAGAAAAGGGATTCACAGTTTGA